The following proteins come from a genomic window of Pseudomonas sp. J452:
- a CDS encoding DUF924 family protein, with product MAAWQPLLDWWFGDAEAASAVAAQRGKLWFGYQASQDAEAHERFGELSAQALAGGLQDWAEQAEGWLALILLLDQLPRMIQRATPQAFAGDARAQQLVRWGLAQGLERQLPAIRQVFIYLVLEHAEDLATQNLAVERFRALREQVPAAELELFAGYLDYAVRHQQVIARFGRFPHRNAILARASTPDELAFLQEPGSRF from the coding sequence GTGGCGGCCTGGCAGCCCCTGCTTGACTGGTGGTTCGGTGATGCCGAAGCCGCCAGCGCGGTGGCGGCCCAGCGCGGCAAGCTGTGGTTCGGCTACCAGGCCAGCCAGGATGCCGAGGCGCATGAGCGCTTCGGCGAGTTGAGTGCCCAGGCGTTGGCCGGCGGGCTGCAGGATTGGGCGGAGCAGGCCGAGGGCTGGCTGGCCCTGATCCTGCTGCTCGACCAGCTGCCACGGATGATCCAACGTGCGACGCCCCAGGCCTTTGCCGGCGATGCCCGCGCCCAGCAACTGGTGCGTTGGGGGCTGGCGCAAGGCCTGGAGCGGCAGCTGCCGGCGATTCGTCAGGTATTCATCTATCTGGTGCTGGAGCATGCCGAGGACCTGGCCACGCAGAACCTGGCCGTCGAACGTTTCCGCGCCCTGCGTGAGCAGGTACCGGCCGCCGAGCTCGAGCTGTTTGCCGGATACCTCGACTATGCCGTGCGTCACCAGCAGGTGATTGCCCGTTTCGGCCGCTTTCCCCATCGTAATGCGATCCTCGCCCGCGCATCGACGCCGGACGAACTGGCCTTCCTGCAGGAACCCGGCTCACGCTTCTGA